In Acidimicrobiales bacterium, a single genomic region encodes these proteins:
- a CDS encoding pyridoxamine 5'-phosphate oxidase family protein, with amino-acid sequence MAQVNITMSEPERQEFLAGLHIGVVSINEPGRGPLTVPVWYDYAPGGDVSFITPAESRKAALLEVGGRMSLCAQDEELPPKYVSVEGEITEIRPASVEGDVTDMAVRYLGEEIGAMYVANSREEDPRDEVVVTFRPTRWFSADFGKRMG; translated from the coding sequence GTGGCCCAGGTCAACATCACGATGTCCGAGCCGGAGCGCCAGGAGTTCCTGGCCGGCCTGCACATCGGCGTCGTCAGCATCAACGAGCCCGGACGGGGTCCGCTGACCGTGCCGGTCTGGTACGACTACGCACCCGGCGGCGACGTGTCGTTCATCACGCCGGCCGAGTCCCGCAAGGCGGCGCTGCTCGAGGTGGGCGGACGCATGAGCCTGTGCGCCCAGGACGAGGAGTTGCCCCCCAAGTACGTCAGCGTCGAGGGCGAGATCACCGAGATCCGGCCGGCGTCGGTCGAGGGCGACGTCACCGACATGGCCGTCCGCTACCTCGGCGAGGAGATCGGCGCCATGTACGTGGCCAACTCCCGCGAGGAGGACCCCCGCGACGAGGTCGTGGTCACCTTCCGCCCCACCCGCTGGTTCAGCGCCGACTTCGGGAAGCGCATGGGCTGA